The following are encoded in a window of Tessaracoccus flavescens genomic DNA:
- a CDS encoding MFS transporter, which translates to MTVTELTAPTSARLRWVALAVLMLPVLLVAIDNTVLAFAVPMISEALRPTGVELLWIVDVYPLVLAGLLVPMGSLGDRFGRRRMLLIGATGFAVISAIAAFVPTAGALIAARAAMGFFGAMLMPATLSLIRNIFIDAQERRIAIAIWAAGFSGGAALGPIVGGFLLDHFWWGSVFLLAIPLLLPLLVAGLKLLPESKDPNPGPIDPLSIVLVLAAMTALVWSIKSVAVHGFTTTVTATLLLALVAGTWFVRRQLNRATPMLDVRLFANPVFSGSVAANLLSVFSLVGFLFFVSQHLQLVSGKTPVEAGLVLLPGLAVTVIAGLLVVKVVRRVRPGTVVVAGLLLNAVGYSLVMVSGETGSDLGLLIAFALLGAGVGAAETISNDLILSSVPAEKAGAASAISETAYEVGSVLGTAVLGGLLTAIYRGGVALPTSLTAEQAATAGETLGGASDVARSLPAEAAAELLESARAAFDSGVVVTSAIGVALMIGAAVLAGVTLRRA; encoded by the coding sequence ATGACAGTCACCGAACTGACCGCGCCGACCTCGGCGAGGCTGCGGTGGGTCGCGCTCGCCGTGCTCATGCTGCCGGTGCTGCTCGTCGCCATCGACAACACCGTGCTCGCCTTCGCAGTGCCGATGATCTCGGAGGCGCTGCGCCCGACCGGTGTCGAACTGCTCTGGATCGTCGACGTCTACCCGCTTGTGCTCGCCGGACTCCTCGTCCCGATGGGCAGCCTCGGCGACCGCTTCGGCCGCCGCCGCATGCTGCTGATCGGGGCCACCGGCTTCGCGGTGATCTCCGCGATCGCGGCGTTCGTCCCGACCGCGGGTGCGCTGATCGCTGCGCGCGCGGCCATGGGCTTCTTCGGCGCCATGCTGATGCCCGCGACCCTCTCGCTGATTCGCAACATCTTCATCGACGCGCAGGAGCGCCGGATCGCGATCGCGATCTGGGCCGCCGGGTTCAGCGGCGGCGCGGCGCTCGGCCCCATCGTCGGCGGCTTCCTGCTCGATCACTTCTGGTGGGGTTCGGTCTTCCTGCTCGCCATCCCGCTGCTGCTTCCCCTGCTCGTGGCCGGGCTCAAGCTGTTGCCCGAGTCGAAGGACCCGAACCCGGGCCCGATCGACCCGCTGAGCATCGTTCTGGTGCTCGCCGCCATGACGGCCCTCGTGTGGAGCATCAAGTCGGTCGCCGTCCACGGCTTCACGACGACGGTCACGGCGACGTTGCTGCTCGCGCTCGTCGCAGGCACCTGGTTCGTCCGGCGTCAGTTGAACCGGGCCACACCGATGCTCGACGTGCGCCTCTTCGCCAACCCGGTGTTCAGCGGCTCCGTCGCGGCGAACCTGCTCAGCGTCTTCTCGCTGGTCGGGTTCCTGTTCTTCGTCTCCCAGCACCTGCAACTGGTCTCAGGCAAGACGCCGGTCGAGGCGGGGCTCGTGCTGCTGCCGGGGCTCGCGGTGACGGTGATCGCGGGCCTGCTCGTGGTCAAGGTGGTCCGGCGGGTGCGGCCGGGAACGGTGGTGGTCGCAGGGCTGCTGCTCAACGCGGTCGGCTATTCGCTCGTCATGGTGAGCGGCGAGACGGGCTCCGACCTCGGGCTGCTCATCGCCTTCGCCCTCCTCGGCGCCGGGGTCGGCGCGGCCGAGACGATCTCGAACGACCTGATCCTCTCCAGCGTCCCGGCCGAGAAGGCGGGCGCCGCGTCGGCGATCTCGGAGACCGCCTATGAGGTGGGCTCGGTGCTGGGGACCGCCGTCCTCGGCGGCCTGCTCACGGCCATCTACCGCGGCGGCGTCGCGCTTCCCACGAGCCTCACCGCCGAGCAGGCCGCCACCGCGGGGGAGACCCTGGGTGGCGCGAGCGACGTCGCGCGGTCGCTTCCCGCCGAGGCGGCAGCCGAGCTGCTCGAGTCGGCGCGGGCGGCCTTCGACTCGGGGGTCGTTGTCACCTCGGCGATCGGCGTCGCGCTCATGATCGGGGCGGCAGTGCTCGCTGGCGTCACCCTTCGTCGGGCCTGA
- a CDS encoding TetR/AcrR family transcriptional regulator has product MSARDRILDTLEAILISEGERAATLDAVAARAEVSKGGLLYHFPNREALIGGLVGRARNYAAAYRDELRSSPDGPTLAYIRTSAETNTDFDRTLIALGRLGGDQHPEAASALRAAQQDWVDLVREEIGDEATARAIVLMGDGLYYNAMFQDAPPRDVDGLLRVVEVLRASVSRG; this is encoded by the coding sequence ATGTCTGCACGCGACCGGATCCTCGACACGCTCGAGGCCATCCTGATCTCCGAGGGTGAGCGTGCCGCGACGCTGGACGCCGTCGCCGCACGGGCCGAGGTCTCCAAGGGAGGCCTGCTCTACCACTTCCCCAACCGGGAGGCCCTGATCGGCGGCCTCGTCGGGCGGGCACGCAACTACGCCGCCGCCTACCGCGACGAGCTGCGCTCCTCGCCCGATGGCCCGACACTCGCCTACATCCGGACCTCCGCGGAGACGAACACGGACTTCGACCGCACCCTGATCGCGCTGGGGCGGCTTGGCGGGGACCAGCACCCCGAGGCGGCATCCGCCCTACGCGCGGCGCAACAGGACTGGGTGGACCTGGTCCGCGAAGAGATCGGCGACGAGGCGACCGCCCGTGCGATCGTGCTGATGGGCGACGGTCTCTACTACAACGCCATGTTCCAGGACGCTCCCCCGCGTGACGTGGACGGACTGCTCAGGGTCGTCGAGGTGCTGAGGGCGAGCGTCAGTCGCGGCTGA
- the coaE gene encoding dephospho-CoA kinase gives MLRIALTGGIASGKSFVADEFAALGATIVDSDVLAKEVVEPGTPGLERVVERFGEDIVQPDGSLDRAALGRIIFADEQARADLNAIVHPLVREAATRREETAPEGARVIQVIPLLVETGLHAGFDRIIVVDVPIETQLERLGERNGLSEEDALARIHAQAPRDERIAVASHVIDNSGTREETRARVGEVWEEISRD, from the coding sequence ATGTTGAGGATCGCGCTCACCGGCGGCATTGCGTCCGGCAAGTCCTTCGTGGCCGACGAGTTCGCTGCGCTCGGCGCCACCATCGTCGACTCCGACGTGCTGGCAAAGGAGGTCGTTGAGCCCGGCACCCCCGGGCTCGAGCGGGTCGTTGAGCGGTTCGGGGAGGACATTGTCCAGCCGGACGGCTCGCTTGACCGCGCGGCGTTGGGCAGGATCATCTTCGCGGACGAGCAGGCCCGCGCCGATCTGAACGCCATCGTGCACCCGTTGGTGCGGGAGGCAGCCACACGCCGGGAGGAGACGGCCCCCGAGGGGGCTCGCGTGATCCAGGTGATCCCGCTCCTCGTCGAGACCGGGCTGCATGCCGGGTTCGACCGGATCATCGTGGTCGATGTCCCGATCGAGACCCAGCTGGAACGGCTCGGCGAGCGCAACGGGCTCAGCGAGGAGGACGCCCTCGCGCGGATCCACGCCCAGGCCCCGCGGGACGAGCGGATCGCCGTCGCCTCGCACGTGATCGACAACTCGGGAACCCGAGAGGAGACGCGCGCGCGCGTGGGCGAGGTCTGGGAGGAGATCAGCCGCGACTGA
- the rpsA gene encoding 30S ribosomal protein S1 codes for MTSTTEASTVAVDDFGSPEAFLAAVDATIKYFNDGDIVSGTVVKVDRDEVLLDIGYKTEGVIPSKELSIKHDVDPFEVVQVGDEIEALVQQKEDKEGRLILSKKRAQYERAWGTIEKIKEEDGVVTGSVIEVVKGGLIVDIGLRGFLPASLVEMRRVRDLQPYVGMELEAKIIELDKNRNNVVLSRRAWLEQTQSEVRHTFLTQLQKGQIRKGVVSSIVNFGAFVDLGGVDGLVHVSELSWKHIDHPSEVVEVGTPVTVEVLEVDMERERVSLSLKATQEDPWQTFARLHQIGQIVPGKVTKLVPFGAFVRVGEGIEGLVHVSELAERHVEIPEQVVSVGDERMVKVIDIDLDRRRVSLSLKQANEGVDVTADDFDPLLYGMQASYDDQGNYIYPEGFDPETNEWKEGFDEQRAAWEAQYAQAQALWEAHKRQVESAETNERELAVDTGTGYTTESSTEGSLASDESLQALRDKLAGNN; via the coding sequence ATGACCTCCACTACTGAGGCCTCGACTGTCGCAGTCGACGACTTTGGCTCGCCTGAGGCCTTTCTGGCCGCGGTTGACGCCACCATCAAGTACTTCAATGACGGAGACATCGTCTCCGGCACCGTCGTCAAGGTCGACCGGGACGAGGTCCTGCTCGACATCGGTTACAAGACCGAAGGCGTCATCCCTTCCAAGGAACTGTCGATCAAGCACGACGTGGACCCTTTCGAGGTCGTCCAGGTCGGCGATGAGATCGAGGCCCTCGTCCAGCAGAAGGAGGACAAGGAAGGGCGTCTGATCCTGTCCAAGAAGCGTGCTCAGTACGAGCGTGCCTGGGGCACGATCGAGAAGATCAAGGAAGAAGACGGCGTCGTCACCGGCTCTGTCATCGAGGTGGTCAAGGGTGGCCTCATCGTTGACATCGGCCTGCGTGGCTTCCTGCCCGCCTCCCTGGTCGAGATGCGCCGCGTCCGCGACCTCCAGCCCTACGTCGGCATGGAGCTCGAGGCGAAGATCATCGAGCTCGACAAGAACCGCAACAACGTGGTCCTCTCGCGTCGCGCCTGGCTCGAGCAGACCCAGTCCGAGGTTCGCCACACGTTCCTCACCCAGCTCCAGAAGGGCCAGATCCGCAAGGGTGTCGTGTCCTCGATCGTCAACTTCGGCGCCTTTGTCGATCTCGGCGGCGTCGACGGCCTCGTGCACGTCTCGGAGCTCAGCTGGAAGCACATCGACCACCCGAGCGAGGTTGTCGAGGTCGGCACCCCGGTCACCGTCGAGGTGCTCGAGGTCGACATGGAGCGCGAGCGCGTCTCCCTGTCGCTGAAGGCCACCCAGGAAGATCCGTGGCAGACCTTCGCCCGTCTGCACCAGATCGGCCAGATCGTGCCAGGCAAGGTCACCAAGCTCGTCCCCTTCGGCGCGTTCGTCCGCGTCGGCGAGGGCATCGAGGGCCTTGTCCACGTGTCCGAGCTCGCCGAGCGTCACGTCGAGATCCCCGAGCAGGTTGTCTCGGTTGGCGACGAGCGCATGGTCAAGGTCATCGACATCGATCTCGATCGCCGTCGTGTCTCCCTGTCGCTCAAGCAGGCCAACGAGGGTGTCGACGTGACCGCCGACGACTTCGATCCGCTGCTGTACGGCATGCAGGCGTCCTACGACGACCAGGGCAACTACATCTACCCCGAGGGCTTCGATCCGGAAACCAACGAGTGGAAGGAAGGCTTCGACGAGCAGCGCGCTGCTTGGGAGGCCCAGTACGCCCAGGCCCAGGCCCTGTGGGAAGCCCACAAGCGCCAGGTCGAGTCGGCCGAGACCAACGAGCGCGAGCTCGCGGTCGACACAGGCACCGGCTACACCACCGAGTCCTCCACCGAGGGTTCGCTGGCGTCGGACGAGTCGCTGCAGGCCCTGCGCGACAAGCTCGCCGGCAACAACTGA
- a CDS encoding integrase catalytic domain-containing protein, whose product MELTMAQRKAITTAQAKAWTKATKAEKAAILDAVVQVTGWHRDHARKMLRRAATGQMPGPRKPREAIRRYDTHVTEALVRCWAMLDGIASKRLAAALPRLLAALERLDRLDMSVEVRDQLLAMSPATMDRHLQPYRTGLIAAKGIAHTKPGSLLKSSIPLKTWAEWNDTEPGFIEIDLVGHEGGDNNGTFHYSLNATDIATGWTETCTVRSKGERIVAAGLDQLIGRFPFLILGIHSDNGSEFINHHLSRYCNLRQITFTRGRPSHSNDQAHIEQKNWSIVRRAVGYWRYDTARELDLLNHLWPAWNTRNNLLMPSQKLISKTRTGAKVTKRHDTATTPADRLLRDHPDTLTPAEHAALHDRLDTVDPIELGDQIAVIQGNLLDLAKRRGAVQRRAKRNHVYLSRTKITRASSDEATTQTKRAS is encoded by the coding sequence ATGGAGTTGACGATGGCCCAGCGCAAAGCGATCACCACGGCCCAGGCGAAGGCATGGACGAAGGCGACCAAGGCGGAGAAGGCCGCGATTCTGGACGCGGTGGTCCAGGTCACCGGCTGGCATCGCGATCATGCCCGCAAGATGCTGCGCCGCGCCGCGACCGGTCAGATGCCCGGGCCCCGCAAACCCCGAGAGGCGATCAGGCGCTACGACACACACGTCACCGAAGCATTGGTGCGGTGCTGGGCCATGCTCGACGGGATCGCCTCGAAACGTCTCGCAGCCGCCTTGCCACGGTTGCTGGCCGCGCTGGAACGCCTCGACCGACTCGACATGAGCGTCGAGGTCCGTGACCAGCTCCTGGCCATGTCACCGGCCACCATGGACCGGCACCTGCAGCCCTACCGCACCGGACTGATCGCTGCCAAAGGCATCGCCCACACCAAACCCGGCTCGTTGTTGAAGTCCTCGATTCCGCTCAAGACCTGGGCCGAGTGGAACGACACCGAACCCGGGTTCATCGAGATCGACCTGGTCGGCCACGAAGGCGGCGACAACAACGGCACCTTCCACTACAGCCTCAACGCCACCGACATCGCCACCGGCTGGACCGAAACCTGCACCGTGCGCTCCAAAGGCGAACGCATCGTCGCCGCTGGCCTCGACCAACTCATCGGCCGGTTCCCGTTCCTGATCCTGGGAATCCACTCCGACAACGGATCCGAGTTCATCAACCACCACCTCTCCCGCTACTGCAACCTGCGCCAGATCACCTTCACCCGCGGCCGGCCCTCCCACTCCAACGACCAAGCCCACATCGAGCAAAAGAACTGGTCGATCGTGCGCCGCGCCGTCGGCTACTGGCGCTACGACACCGCCCGCGAACTTGACCTCCTCAACCACCTCTGGCCCGCCTGGAACACCCGAAACAACCTGCTGATGCCCAGCCAGAAACTGATCTCGAAAACCCGCACCGGCGCGAAAGTCACCAAACGCCACGACACCGCCACCACACCAGCCGACCGGCTCCTTCGCGACCACCCCGACACGCTCACCCCAGCCGAGCACGCTGCCCTCCACGACCGCCTCGACACCGTCGACCCCATCGAACTCGGCGACCAGATCGCTGTGATCCAAGGCAACCTGCTCGACCTCGCCAAACGCCGCGGAGCCGTCCAGCGACGCGCGAAACGCAACCACGTCTACCTCTCCCGCACCAAAATCACGCGGGCATCTTCAGATGAGGCAACGACTCAAACCAAGCGGGCATCTTGA
- a CDS encoding class F sortase — MSHAAVEPRNNRTRLIILVVAILVVIAVIIFALTRPEQPTTTDPVPPVETASAENLASPLKTIGSPASLSSASATPSAAPSSAAADARLANCTAVTEGFTPDRYTIERFNVDEEIVALNLDADGNIAAPPLDEARMASWWSGGPQPGADRGKAVLSIHTYRTGKALGNELYADGQSRFQPGDVIKLYGDEGQVQCYEYTDAEKIFVDDYEDDSTVMVDFEGDPALTIVICWDFDSSTEIWESRVFFHFTPVTV, encoded by the coding sequence GTGAGCCATGCCGCAGTTGAACCCAGAAACAACCGTACCCGGCTGATCATCCTCGTGGTGGCCATCCTGGTCGTGATCGCTGTGATCATCTTCGCGCTGACCCGCCCTGAGCAGCCGACCACCACCGATCCGGTCCCCCCGGTCGAGACGGCTTCCGCCGAGAACCTGGCGTCCCCGTTGAAGACGATCGGTTCCCCTGCGTCGCTCAGCTCGGCCTCGGCGACCCCTTCGGCAGCGCCCTCAAGCGCCGCTGCCGACGCACGCCTTGCCAACTGCACCGCTGTCACCGAGGGGTTCACCCCTGACCGCTACACCATCGAGCGGTTCAACGTGGACGAGGAGATCGTCGCCCTCAACCTCGACGCGGACGGCAACATCGCCGCTCCCCCGTTGGACGAGGCGAGGATGGCGTCCTGGTGGAGTGGCGGCCCGCAGCCCGGAGCCGACCGCGGCAAGGCCGTGCTCAGCATCCACACCTACCGCACGGGCAAGGCGCTCGGCAACGAGCTGTACGCCGACGGCCAGTCCCGGTTCCAGCCCGGGGACGTGATCAAGCTCTACGGCGACGAGGGCCAGGTCCAGTGCTACGAGTACACCGACGCCGAGAAGATCTTCGTCGATGACTACGAGGACGACTCGACCGTGATGGTGGACTTCGAGGGCGACCCCGCCCTGACCATCGTGATCTGCTGGGACTTCGACTCCTCGACGGAGATCTGGGAGTCGCGCGTGTTCTTCCACTTCACGCCGGTCACCGTCTGA
- the polA gene encoding DNA polymerase I, whose product MTGNSATFGRLAGVNDARKLLLIDGHSVAYRAFFALPVENFSTSTGQHTNAVFGFTSMLINVLRDEQPTHLAVAFDVARESFRTDEYPEYKANRSKSPDEFKGQVQLIKEVLDALKIEHFELPGYEADDLIATMSTQAAAEGYDVFIVTGDRDAMQLVNERVTVLYPRKGVSDLARMTPEAVEEKYLVPPARYPEVAALVGETSDNLPGVPGVGPKTAAKWLTQFDGLENLVARAEQVPGKAGESFRTHLDSVVRNRKLNALVRDLELELTLDGTARHDWDREKVHTLFDALEFRVLRERLLELAPAEPVVTESFEVEGRRLAQGELAPWLDEHAAQRTAVEFVGSWGSGTGDVTGIAFASADGTGAYVDTAELTPDDDAALARWLGDPGRTKLIHESKGPTLACWARGWDLRGVEQDTLLAAYLLRPDQRTYDLGDLAVRYLHRDLSAATAPADDDAQAAFSFEDEPDEAADAALLRARAVYDLAEALAAQLDERGAAKLMTDVELPLQRQLAGMERVGIAVDLGRLEGLRDEFDRAVGTAQQAAYDVLGHEVNLGSPKQLQGVLFDELEMPKTRKTKSGYTTDAEALENLFARTEHPFLRHLLEHRDAIRLRQTVDGLLAAVAPDGRVHTTYVQTIAATGRLSSTDPNLQNIPIRTSVGRQIRSAFIPGEGYESLMSADYSQIEMRIMAHASGDAGLIEAFASGRDFHGEMASLVFAVEPEDVTGEMRAKIKAMNYGLAYGLSAFGLSNQLKISVGEARELMDDYFGRVGGVHDYLAGVVAEARRRGYTETMLGRRRYLPDLTTTNRQRREMAERAALNSPIQGSAADVIKVAMINVGEALTKAGLKSRVLLQVHDELVFEVAPGEREQLADLVEREMGGAFDLAVPLSVSVGVGPTWESAAH is encoded by the coding sequence ATGACCGGCAACTCTGCCACATTCGGTAGGCTCGCCGGTGTGAATGACGCCCGCAAGCTGCTGCTGATCGACGGCCACTCGGTGGCCTACCGTGCCTTCTTCGCCCTCCCGGTGGAGAACTTCTCGACAAGTACGGGGCAGCACACCAATGCCGTGTTCGGCTTCACCTCGATGCTGATCAACGTGCTGCGTGACGAACAGCCCACCCATCTCGCCGTCGCCTTCGACGTGGCGCGCGAGTCGTTCCGCACCGACGAGTACCCCGAGTACAAGGCCAACCGATCCAAGTCGCCGGACGAGTTCAAGGGGCAGGTGCAGCTGATCAAGGAGGTGCTCGACGCGCTGAAGATCGAGCACTTCGAGCTGCCGGGCTACGAGGCCGACGACCTGATCGCCACCATGTCGACGCAGGCGGCCGCCGAGGGCTATGACGTGTTCATCGTCACCGGTGACCGCGACGCCATGCAGCTGGTCAACGAGCGCGTCACCGTGCTCTACCCACGCAAGGGCGTCTCCGACCTGGCCAGGATGACGCCGGAGGCCGTCGAGGAGAAGTACCTCGTCCCGCCCGCGCGCTACCCGGAGGTCGCGGCGCTGGTCGGCGAGACGAGCGACAACCTGCCGGGCGTCCCTGGCGTCGGGCCGAAGACCGCTGCCAAGTGGCTCACCCAGTTCGACGGGCTCGAGAACCTGGTCGCCCGCGCCGAGCAGGTGCCGGGCAAGGCAGGCGAGTCCTTCCGCACCCACCTCGACTCGGTCGTGCGCAACCGTAAGCTCAACGCCCTCGTCCGCGATCTTGAGTTGGAGCTGACCCTCGACGGCACCGCGCGCCACGACTGGGACCGTGAGAAGGTGCACACCCTCTTCGACGCGCTCGAGTTCCGCGTGTTGCGCGAACGCCTGCTGGAGCTCGCCCCCGCCGAGCCGGTCGTGACCGAGAGCTTCGAGGTCGAAGGCCGTCGCCTCGCCCAGGGTGAGCTGGCGCCGTGGCTGGACGAGCATGCGGCGCAGCGCACCGCCGTCGAGTTCGTCGGATCCTGGGGCAGCGGAACCGGCGACGTCACCGGCATCGCCTTCGCGTCCGCGGACGGCACCGGGGCCTATGTCGACACGGCCGAGCTGACCCCCGACGACGATGCGGCCCTCGCGCGATGGCTGGGCGATCCCGGCCGGACGAAGCTGATCCACGAGTCGAAGGGCCCGACGCTTGCGTGCTGGGCCCGCGGCTGGGACCTGCGCGGCGTCGAGCAGGACACGCTGCTCGCCGCGTACCTGCTGCGACCCGACCAGCGCACCTACGATCTCGGCGACCTCGCGGTGCGCTACCTCCACCGTGACCTCAGCGCTGCGACGGCCCCGGCCGACGACGACGCCCAGGCGGCGTTCAGCTTCGAGGACGAACCGGACGAGGCGGCCGACGCCGCGCTGCTTCGCGCCCGGGCCGTCTACGACCTGGCGGAGGCCCTCGCTGCGCAGCTCGACGAGCGGGGCGCGGCAAAGCTGATGACCGACGTCGAGCTGCCCCTGCAGCGCCAGCTGGCGGGCATGGAACGGGTGGGCATCGCCGTCGATCTCGGCCGCCTCGAGGGGCTGCGCGACGAGTTCGACCGCGCGGTCGGCACCGCCCAGCAGGCCGCCTACGACGTCCTCGGCCATGAGGTGAACCTCGGCTCGCCGAAACAGCTGCAGGGGGTGCTGTTCGACGAGCTGGAGATGCCGAAGACGCGCAAGACGAAGTCCGGCTACACCACGGACGCCGAGGCCTTGGAGAACCTGTTCGCACGGACGGAGCACCCGTTCCTGCGCCACCTCCTTGAGCACCGCGACGCGATCCGGCTGCGGCAGACCGTCGACGGGCTGCTCGCAGCCGTCGCGCCGGACGGGCGCGTGCACACCACCTACGTGCAGACCATCGCGGCCACTGGGCGCCTGTCGTCGACCGACCCGAATCTGCAGAACATCCCGATTCGCACGTCGGTCGGGCGCCAGATCCGTTCCGCCTTCATCCCGGGGGAGGGGTACGAGTCGCTGATGTCGGCGGACTACTCCCAGATCGAGATGCGCATCATGGCCCATGCCAGCGGTGACGCCGGCCTGATCGAGGCCTTCGCCTCGGGGCGCGACTTCCACGGGGAGATGGCCTCGCTGGTGTTCGCCGTCGAGCCGGAGGACGTGACGGGCGAGATGCGCGCGAAGATCAAGGCGATGAATTACGGCCTCGCCTACGGGCTCAGCGCCTTCGGCCTGTCGAACCAGCTCAAGATCTCGGTCGGTGAGGCGCGCGAACTGATGGACGACTACTTCGGCCGGGTCGGGGGAGTGCACGACTACCTGGCGGGCGTCGTGGCCGAGGCGCGGCGTCGCGGATACACGGAGACCATGCTCGGCCGCCGCCGCTACCTGCCCGACCTGACGACCACGAACCGGCAGCGCAGGGAGATGGCTGAGCGCGCAGCGCTGAACTCGCCGATCCAGGGCTCGGCGGCCGACGTGATCAAGGTGGCCATGATCAACGTGGGCGAGGCACTCACCAAGGCGGGTCTGAAGAGCCGGGTGCTGCTGCAGGTCCATGACGAGCTCGTGTTCGAGGTGGCCCCGGGGGAGCGCGAACAACTCGCCGACCTGGTGGAGCGGGAGATGGGCGGGGCCTTCGATCTCGCCGTCCCGCTCAGCGTCTCCGTCGGGGTCGGCCCCACCTGGGAGTCCGCAGCGCACTGA
- a CDS encoding PaaI family thioesterase: MNDLPEWAVDLVSPLDRKLGLVITEMSAERTVGSMPVEGNEQPMGLLHGGASAVMVETLGSFAAMAHGWPERAGVGVDLNITHLRSARSGRVTGTATAVHLGRNVVTYQVDIVDDAGRLTATGRLTCQMISVPRH, encoded by the coding sequence ATGAACGATCTGCCTGAGTGGGCCGTCGACCTCGTGTCCCCGCTCGACCGGAAGCTCGGCCTCGTGATCACGGAGATGTCCGCGGAACGGACCGTCGGGAGCATGCCGGTGGAGGGGAACGAGCAGCCGATGGGTCTCCTCCACGGGGGCGCCTCCGCCGTCATGGTCGAGACCCTCGGCTCCTTCGCCGCGATGGCGCACGGCTGGCCTGAGCGCGCGGGCGTCGGCGTCGACCTCAACATCACGCATCTGCGGTCCGCGCGCAGCGGGCGGGTCACCGGCACCGCGACCGCGGTCCATCTCGGCCGCAATGTGGTCACCTACCAGGTCGACATCGTCGACGATGCAGGCCGGCTGACCGCGACGGGTCGGCTCACCTGCCAGATGATCTCGGTGCCGCGGCACTGA
- a CDS encoding ANTAR domain-containing response regulator has translation MNKKPTVIVAEDEALIRLDLVELLTEEGYDVVGEAGDGEEAVKLARELDPDLVIMDVKMPKMDGISAAEIIAEERIAPIVMLTAFSQRDLVERARDAGAMAYVVKPFGASDVVPAIEIAMGRFQEITAIEEELASLEDRFESRKTIDQAKGILQQDLGLTEPEAFRWIQKTAMDMRKSMRDVAEGVISHKKK, from the coding sequence ATGAACAAGAAGCCTACTGTGATCGTCGCCGAGGACGAGGCGCTGATCCGTCTCGATCTCGTTGAGCTCCTCACTGAGGAGGGATATGACGTCGTCGGCGAGGCCGGGGACGGTGAAGAGGCCGTCAAGCTCGCCCGCGAGCTCGACCCCGACCTGGTCATCATGGACGTCAAGATGCCGAAGATGGACGGCATCAGCGCCGCAGAGATCATCGCCGAGGAGCGCATCGCGCCGATCGTCATGCTGACCGCCTTCAGCCAGCGTGACCTGGTCGAGCGCGCCCGTGACGCCGGGGCGATGGCCTACGTGGTCAAGCCGTTCGGCGCCTCGGACGTGGTGCCCGCCATCGAGATCGCGATGGGGCGCTTCCAGGAGATCACCGCCATCGAGGAGGAGCTCGCGAGCCTCGAGGACCGTTTCGAGTCCCGCAAGACCATCGATCAGGCGAAGGGCATCCTGCAGCAGGACCTCGGCCTGACTGAGCCCGAGGCCTTCCGGTGGATCCAGAAGACGGCGATGGACATGCGCAAGTCGATGCGCGACGTCGCCGAGGGCGTCATCAGCCACAAGAAGAAGTAA